From a region of the Mercurialis annua linkage group LG1-X, ddMerAnnu1.2, whole genome shotgun sequence genome:
- the LOC126666065 gene encoding uncharacterized protein LOC126666065 — protein MDISSLDLNYLSPDQAAGLIQSFHESEIFSALNSCNETKAPGPDGFNYFFYKRAWSFIKNDIIDLVNGIYKLLSKCLSARLAPLISSVISDHQHVFIEDMNIMDYAMISNELIHFARKRKDKLLVLKLDFHKAPSDPFPLKKTSSLGDLISPYLFVLTAEGLKSILQKLKDLGLINGFVYFDDHDQISVLQFADDSILFLPFDLEHLWNLTRILRCFELIAALKINFHKSSLLGINVS, from the exons ATGGATATTTCTAGCCTTGACTTAAATTATTTATCTCCGGATCAAGCTGCAGGATTAATTCAGTCATTTCATGAATCAGAAATCTTTTCAGCTCTTAATTCTTGCAATGAAACTAAAGCCCCTGGCCCAGATGgttttaattactttttctaTAAACGAGCATGGAGTTTTATTAAGAACGACATTATAGA CTTGGTCAATGGAATTTACAAGTTACTTTCAAAGTGTCTTTCCGCCAGATTAGCTCCTCTTATTTCTTCTGTGATATCGGATCATCAACATGTTTTTATTGAGGATATGAATATCATGGATTATGCCATGATTTCTAATGAACTAATTCACTTCGCCAGAAAAAGGAAAGACAAACTTCTTGTCCTAAAGCTCGATTTTCATAAGGC TCCTAGTGATCCTTTTCCGCTCAAAAAGACGAGTTCGTTAGGAGATCTGATCTCGCCTTATCTTTTTGTGTTAACTGCTGAAGGTTTGAAAAGTATCCTGCAAAAGTTGAAAGATTTGGGTCTTATTAATGGGTTTGTTTATTTTGATGATCATGACCAGATATCGGTCCTTCAATTTGCAGATGATTCTATTTTATTTCTTCCTTTTGATTTGGAGCATCTCTGGAATCTGACTCGTATCTTACGCTGCTTCGAATTAATCGCagctttgaaaattaattttcacaAGAGTTCTCTGCTTGGCATTAATGTCTCTTAA
- the LOC126666265 gene encoding long-chain-alcohol oxidase FAO4A: MEESRVIVELGESRKKYCYVNSLSSREMESLSAICDTFLPSLTTATSADTFFQSSASMAGTPQLIGGLISERLKHPKKWLIRLGLWMLSTWIGTFILCGLLSISTHFPYFHTFSQLSQHQRQNILLSWSLSFFYPLRMLFKALKLLTLLVFFTQVDENLTWKAIDYPGPDPQFKTLDEHKQKQSEMLLGPLHKGLVDMTLPRDIVANSLQRIGFSAFANDTKKKHKPYSLVIRCDAVVVGSGSGGGVIAGVLAKAGYKVVVLEKGKYFARNNLSLLEGPAMDQMYLSGGLMATDDMGVVLLAGSTVGGGSTINWSASIRTPEHVISEWSNGCDLEIFDSKLYREALDVVCEKLGVQSEIHDEGFNNAVLRKGCEELGFPVNTIPRNSSPDHYCGWCCLGCRDGKKKSTCETWLLELVKSNNGAILPGCEAIQVLHKQKRGSNRKSATGVVCRYERKGIQELCLVESKVTVVACGALSTPPLLKRSGLKNRNIGKNLHLHPVTMAWGYFPEESKKSYEGGIMTAMSTVVANYEKSGYGAVIQTPSLHPGMFSSLMPWVSGVDIKMQMCKFSKTAHIFALARDKGSGTVNSTSSISYQMDESDEKNLQNGIEKILRILAAAGAEEIGTHHCTGRKLNVKKASYREFEKFIKEESSRPMRDLSTQICSAHQMGSCRMGVNPNESVVNQMGETWEVEGLFLADTSVFPTALGVNPMVTVQAIAFCTAQSVLEILRRKKC; the protein is encoded by the exons atggaGGAGAGCAGAGTGATAGTTGAGTTAGGTGAAAGTAGGAAAAAATATTGTTATGTCAATTCACTTTCATCAAGAGAAATGGAATCTCTATCAGCTATTTGCGACACCTTCTTGCCTTCACTCACCACCGCCACCTCCGCCGATACCTTTTTCCAGTCGTCTGCTTCCATGGCCGGAACACCTCAACTC ATTGGAGGGCTAATAAGTGAAAGATTGAAGCACCCAAAGAAGTGGTTAATAAGGTTGGGGCTATGGATGCTGTCAACATGGATTGGGACTTTCATTCTCTGTGGGCTACTTAGCATCTCAACCCATTTTCCCTATTTTCACACTTTCTCTCAACTCTCCCAACATCAAAGGCAAAATATATTGCTTTCTTGGTCCCTCAGCTTTTTTTATCCTCTTAGAATGCTTTTCAAGGCCCTCAAACTTCTCACTCTACTTGTCTTCTTCACTCAG GTAGATGAGAACCTGACATGGAAAGCTATAGACTATCCTGGACCTGACCCTCAATTCAAAACATTGGATGAGCACAAACAAAAGCAATCAGAAATGTTGCTTGGACCTCTTCACAAAGGACTTGTTGACATGACACTTCCAAGAGACATCGTTGCTAACTCCCTCCAGCGAATCGGATTCTCTGCCTTTGCTAATGACACGAAAAAGAAACATAAACCGTATTCTCTGGTAATCCGATGCGATGCTGTTGTCGTGGGTTCTGGTTCAGGTGGCGGCGTCATTGCTGGTGTTCTTGCAAAAGCTGGCTATAAAGTTGTCGTTCTTGAAAAGGGAAAGTATTTCGCTAGAAACAATCTTTCGCTTCTGGAAGGGCCTGCAATGGATCAAATGTACTTATCTGGTGGTTTAATGGCCACGGACGACATGGGAGTTGTATTACTCGCTGGCTCTACTGTCGGTGGAGGCTCGACCATCAATTGGTCAGCCTCTATTAGGACACCGGAGCATGTGATTAGCGAATGGAGTAATGGCTGCGATCTTGAGATTTTCGACAGCAAGTTATACAGAGAGGCATTAGATGTTGTGTGTGAAAAATTGGGTGTTCAATCTGAAATTCATGACGAGGGATTCAATAATGCGGTTCTGCGAAAAGGGTGCGAAGAATTAGGTTTTCCTGTCAATACCATACCAAGAAATTCATCACCGGATCACTACTGTGGTTGGTGCTGTCTTGGCTGCAGAGATGGAAAAAAGAAAAGTACCTGTGAGACATGGCTATTGGAGCTGGTCAAATCCAATAATGGTGCAATTCTTCCAGGGTGTGAGGCCATTCAGGTTTTACATAAGCAGAAAAGAGGTAGTAATCGAAAATCAGCCACCGGGGTTGTTTGTAGATATGAACGTAAAGGAATACAAGAGTTGTGTTTGGTTGAATCGAAGGTGACAGTCGTTGCCTGTGGCGCTCTCAGCACTCCGCCATTGTTAAAAAGAAGTGGACTAAAGAATCGTAACATTGGAAAAAATTTACACCTGCATCCAGTAACAATGGCGTGGGGTTATTTCCCTGAAGAAAGTAAGAAAAGCTATGAAGGAGGAATAATGACAGCAATGTCGACTGTCGTAGCTAATTATGAAAAATCCGGGTATGGTGCGGTCATACAGACTCCGTCGCTGCACCCTGGTATGTTCTCCAGTTTAATGCCTTGGGTTTCTGGAGTTGACATCAAAATGCAGATGTGCAAGTTCTCAAAGACAGCCCATATATTTGCATTGGCAAGAGATAAGGGATCAGGAACGGTGAATTCGACAAGCTCAATCAGTTATCAAATGGATGAATCCGACGAGAAAAATCTACAGAATGGAATAGAGAAGATTTTAAGGATTCTTGCAGCAGCGGGAGCAGAAGAAATCGGAACACATCACTGCACCGGAAGAAAGTTGAATGTGAAAAAAGCAAGCTATCGTGAATTCGAGAAGTTTATAAAAGAGGAGAGCTCGCGGCCTATGAGAGACTTATCGACGCAGATATGTTCCGCCCATCAGATGGGGAGCTGCAGGATGGGGGTGAATCCGAACGAGTCGGTAGTGAATCAGATGGGAGAAACATGGGAAGTAGAAGGACTGTTTCTGGCAGATACAAGTGTATTTCCAACAGCTTTAGGTGTTAATCCTATGGTCACAGTTCAAGCTATTGCTTTTTGCACTGCACAATCTGTTCTTGAAATTCTTAGGagaaaaaaatgttaa